Genomic DNA from Pigmentiphaga litoralis:
ACCGGCAAGTGCGTCGACGCCACCTGCGCCAAACCGGCCAGGATAGGCATCAGCGCCATCAACCACTGACACGCCTTCGATACCTTGCAAAGGACACCTCCCATGACCAACCAGACCGCTGCCGGCAACACGCCCGTCGTCGATGGAACCGGCGTGCGCTTCACCTTGTTCCATGACACCCGCGGACCCGTCGTCGTCGAAATCGCTCGCAGCACGTTGCGTCGCATATTTCAGGCCCGCAGCGATGCGCCCGACGACCTGCTGGACGCGTACGTCAACCACCAGGCCCGCATCCATCAGGTCGCTACCGTCAAGGTCCCCAGCGACGGCATGCTGCTGCTGTCCGATGGCGACTTTGCCTCCAACCCGCCGAATCCATCTCATTCTTGAAAGGGCACCCATCATGCGGCAGACCGATGACGACCAGGACACCATAGACACATGGGTGCACGCGCACGCCGATGTGCTCGATGCCATGCAGCGCGTGTCGCGCGAACAATCCGTCAGTGCACTGGAGATCCTGCGCCACGCGTGGGACCGCGAAGGCGCCGCCAGGCAAGCCATGGACGGCGTGGTGCACGCGATCCTGCGCGACTCGCCCGTCGGCAACTACCGCGCCACGCACATGACAGACGGCCTGTGGAGCGCCGAGATCGAACTGGACGGCGGTGCCTGGAAACGCATCGGCATTTCGATGACCGAAAGCGATGCACTTGCGCATGCCAAGACACGCGCCATTCGCCGTGCGGCGGCAGCGTCGGAGTAACGTCGTAACCAGATGGCGGGCAAGGTGGTGGCTGCAACACGGACGCGCTACAGTCACGGCTCATCTTAGGTGGAGCAGCACATGGCGGATACATCGCGGACCGATACGACAACGGCACCCATTGCACGGATCGTCGGTTGGTATGACAGCGGCGCAGCGGCAATCATCGAAATCGTCGTGAACGACACGACGACCCATCAGGTCCTGGACCCCTTGGGCACGCCAGAAGTCTCGGGCCAGAGCCTGAGCGCCGCGCGCAAGGCGGCCGTGGCACTGTGGGGCGAATTCTGCGCAACGGTCTACGAACAGACGCTGGACGACGAAATCGATATCGAATTCGAACCGGCGCTGGTAGTCGAGACCGAAGCGTCCAACGATGCGTCGGACGACACCGAGTCGAAGAAAAAAAAGAAAAAGAAGAAGTAAGCCCGGGTTTGCAGGCTGGCCGTGTGTGCTGCGGCCGCGCCCGTGGAAGCGCACGCAACAAAGGGACCTTTCGGTCCCTTTGTTTTTGCCGACCCGCCGTCATCTACTCGGGGTAGATGACGGGTCGCGGATCACCGGCCGTAGTAATAGTCTGCCGGCGGGTAGTCGCGATGGCGTGGCCGCGGCGCATAGCACGGCACGTATTCCTGCAGATAGGTATCAAAGCAGCGTTCACGCGGGCGGGCATACACCACCGGTGGGGGCGCTTCGTACACCACCTGGGGCGGGGGCACGTACACCGGCTGCGGCGCCGAATAGACGACAGGCGGTTCGTAATAGCGGGTGGCGGCCGACCCGAGCAGCGCACCAATCACGGCGCCGCCGATCAACGCACCCGCGACGTTGCCGCCGCCACGATGTCCGCCACCATAGCCGCCATGCCCCCGGCCACCGCCCCAGGCGGAGGCCTGGCCCGCCATGGTCAGGGTAGCGATAAGCAAAAGTCCGGTTGCGACGCGTTTCATAGTGATCTCCAGCTCCGCGGTGTTTGCGGATGAAATCATTCTGGCCCCGCAATGTGGAGCAAAAATGGTTTGAGCGTAACCAAATCTGTCAGAACGGCGGCTTGGGATTCAGCCGACGTGGCCGTCGTACTCGGTATCCGTGATCTTTCGGCGCAGTACCGGGCCTTCCACCAGCGTCGGGTTGGGCGCCTTGTCATACGACGGCTCACCCAGATCCAGCTCGGACTGCAGGGTGGCCGCGTGGTGACGGGCCGACATTTCGAACGCATACAGGCGGCGCTGGGCCGCCCGGCGGGTGTATTGGAAAATTTTCTTCATGGACAAGGCTCACTTGGACGCGGCCAATGGTAGCGCACACTCGCTTACGTCGTCCAAAACGCGCGGCCGGAACGCGGCGCAAAAGCCACTAGAATCAACCGATCAGACAAGAGGTGAAGGTCTCCGATGACCGTGAACGACAACGCACTTCAGGATTTCATTGCCCGCCACCCCAGGCTGTTCGTATTGACCGGGGCAGGGTGCAGCACCGATTCAGGCATCCCCGACTATCGCGACGAAGCAGGCGGCTGGAAACGCCGTCCCCCCATGACCTACCAAGTCTTCATGGGCGACTCGGTCGCCCGGGCCCGCTACTGGGCACGCAGCATGATCGGCTGGCGCAGCTTTGGCCGCGCCCGCTACAACGCCGCCCACGCCGCGCTCGCGCGGCTGGAACACCAGGGGCACATCGTCCTCCTGGTGACCCAGAACGTGGACGGCCTGCACGAGGCCGCCGGCAGCACCAACGTCCTGGACCTGCATGGGCGGCTGGATCGGGTGCGCTGCATGATCTGCGAACGCGTCATTCCCCGGCCGGACGTTCAGGTCATGCTGGAAAGCGCCAATCCGGAATGGGTGCACCTTGCGGCCAGCGACGCGCCCGACGGCGATGCAGACCTCGACAATCAGGACTTCTCGCAATTTCGGGAGCCACGCTGCCAGGTGTGCGGTGGCATCCTCAAGCCCGACGTCGTGTTCTTTGGCGAGACGGTGCCGCGCGGACGCATCGAACAAGCCATCGGCGCACTGGAAAGCGCGGACGGCATGCTGGTCGTGGGGTCGTCACTGATGGTGCACTCGGGCTACCGCTACGCGCAGATGGCGTCGCGGCTAGGCATTCCGATTTGTGCGGTGAATCTGGGGCAGACTCGCGCCGACGATCTGTTGACGCTGAAAGTTCAGCAGTCCTGTAGCGTGGCGCTGGACAGTCTGGTGGCCTGAGGGGTCGGCGTATCAGCCCAGAACAGGGCTGTTCGGCGACGGCTCTGGCGAATCCGGCTCCACCGGCTGGTCCGAATCGGTCTCGTCCGGATCCGGCACACCGTGATAGGGCAGGGCCATCTCTGCGGCAAGCAGCATGGCGCGATAGTAGATGTCGTAGGCGGGTAGAGCGGTGGACATGTCAATCTCCGTGATACTGTGCCCACAGCAATTTTTGTGCCGTGCAGCGAAGAGGGGCGACATGAACCGTCATCAGCTCGTCATTACCGGGCGTAGACCGGCTTTTTCTTCATTTTTTTGTCATGCACGGCTGATCTGGCGCTCTGCGCCAAACCGTGCAATGTGTAGTTTTTTCCCAGAACGAGAGTGCAATGGAACAAGGAAGTGACGCCGCGCTGATCAAGCGCGCGATCAAGGCATACCTGCGCAGCGGGTCCCCCGACCAGCCCGGCAAAGACTCACTGATCCGCGAAGCCGACGGCCAGCGCTACGTGCTGGTCCGCAACAAGGCCGGCCTGATGGCCGTGTACCTGGTCATGGGCACCACGTCCGTTCAGCGCGTGCGCGAATGGCCGGAATCGCTGGATATCACCTGAAACAACAGGCCACCGGGTCGTCGCACAATTGCGATTGATCCCACCCCATTACCCCGGGTTATGATCGACCGACGCATTTTCCCGGGGGGGAGCATGAGACGTTATCTGGGCGCAGCCAGCCTTGCAGCACTGACCGCATGCAGCGGTCATGGCCCTTCGGGGTCATTGAAACCATCGGACATGGTCGACAAGAACGGCGGGGTGGTGTCGTCGTTGACTCCATCCACCGCCAAGCCCGATGCATTTTTCGTATCCCGCAAGCCCATGGAAGGACTGGCGGAATGCATCGCCTGGGGCTGGCGCCATCAGGCAGAAAACAGCCGCGCCGCGGCAATCGTCGCGTCCAACGACAACGGTCAGCAGATCCTGTCCGAAGGCCAGCGCGAACGCCTGGAACTGCGGCCCGGCCCCGTCAACACCGAAGTCAGCCTGTACCGGATGGCGTCGGGGGATGATGAAGGCATGGCCAAGCGGATCGCTGTGCTGGAGGCGTGTCTGTAAGTGGGGAGTTGACGATATGTGGCGTGGCTGCGGGCGTTCGGGGTGGCTAGAGCAAGCGCTTGCTAGCGGTCCCGTATCCGCAGTGCGTCGATGCGGCAAAAAACCTTGGCAGACGAGTTGCACTCTTCGTCTGGAAATACTAGAATCGCAGGCTGCTTCGGCAATGGCGCGATAGCAAAGCGGTTATGCACCGGATTGCAAATCCGTGTAGGTCGGTTCGACTCCGGCTCGCGCCTCCATATACGAAGAAAATCGCCGCAATCGAAAGGTTGCGGCGATTTTTTTTGCCTGCAGGATGCGACTTAAAGCTATGCCTCCGGCGAATACCCTGCCAAGCCCAAGCCTGTGCTTCCGCAAGCCGGAGAACGGCGTTCCAGTCATCGTGCTCTCCAACAATGATCGTTGTGCCATCACCAGAAGCGACGAAGCACAGCGTTTGGGTGTGAAGATGGACACATGCCATGGTTCAGATTCGTAAGGATCTGGGCGATTGCTCGCTCCTTTCACTTGGCGTCGAACGGGGGGTTGATTGATAGCAAAGGCGGCTCACCGCCAAGCACCCGGTCGACCAGTGCTGCGCCGTCGTCGGTTAAGCCGGTCCTTGTCCGCATTTTGTCGGCGACACTCTTCACTGCCTCTTGAACAGCGTGAAAATAATTGTCTGCTAATAGTTCGGCTCGGCAGAACCTAAGAACGTCTGGATGGACGTTGCGCCCTTGAAGTCGGCCCGCAGTTCGCGCGCGCGAAATATCGCTTCCGGCAGGGTCTGCACTGCGTCGACATGTTGCAGTACTCCGGCTTGGCTCACCGCAAGACCCGCAAACTCAAGTGCTTGGTTTAGCAGCGCGCGCAGCGGCTCATATCTGTCAGGCTCGCGGCTATAGCGCGCGGGCTTCATCGCATGTCGGATGAAGGCGAGAACATGAGTGCGGTCCTGCCTAGCATTCTGACTTTCAGCAAAAGCGTTGTAGATACGAATCCTTTTCGTCATTGCGCCAGGATCCTTAATTAACTTCCGACAGGGTTTGCTTTGCGTAACCGTGGCCAGACATATTAAAAGAGCCCGCTGCTTCAGGCTTTTTCTGTGCTGCAACGCCTCGTTTGGGCCGCAGTGCATCTAGTCAATGTCAGTCTGCGCGACCGGAAACCGCTGAAGCGCTTAGAGATTTCGCCTCCATTAGACCCAGTTTAAGTCTTCCGACGTATCGAGGTACCTATACCTCCGTCAGCCGGCCTGATCAACCGTAGTACGCATTCGGCGCATCGCCTCGTTATCCACCGAACTGCCGCCCTGCCACCACCAAGCTGCTTCGACTGAATCCGTCTACCTCGCTGTGATACCCCCTATCAAATTTAGTTAATTGAAGGATTGGTGCACCCTGACAATAATGAAGCCTCTGCCATTAACCGCTGAGGCCCAAGGTGAAAAACGACTATCACGACAAAGGAGTTGGTCAATTCCACGAGTCCCAGGCGACGCGTGAATATGGGAACGGTGCAATCCTCGGAATTGCCGTTCCTCAGGCCAATCCTGTTGTTGAACCCGAATTTGCAGCGTTGCTGCCTGCAGGGTTTTCTATGATGGTAACGCGACTTAGCGGTAGTCGCACGGATTCCCGGCAACGCATGGTCGACTATCTGACCAATCTCCCAATGAGTTTGGATGCATATGACACTGCAAAGCCAGACGCTGTGGGATATGCCTGCACTGGTAGCTCTTATGTCGTCGGCGCGGAAGCGGAAAATCGCGCGCTTTCCGACGCGGCCGAGAAATTCGGCTATCCAATCATTTCCTCAGCGCAGGCGATCCTGGCCGCAATTAAACACCTGAGTGCGCGCCGAATCGCGGTATTTGCTCCATACCCGCCTTGGATGGTCGAGCTTAGCAAAGCATATTGGGTGGAGCGCGGCATGGATATCGCATCGTGCGCGTCGATCGCGTTCGACACAACTGACACACGCGATATTTATTCAATAACCACTCCAATGGCATTGCAGTCGTTCCAAGCGCTCCGTTGGCAAGACGCTGACGCAATCGTATTTACTGGTACTGGCATGCCAACGCTGCGAGCTATCGCCGAGGTCAGCAAGCTGACCGGAAAACCTGTTCTGTCATCTAATCTTTGTTTGGCATGGGCATTGGTTAAAGCCTGCGGTGGGGAAGATTACTTAACCCCTCCTGGTCCAGGGGAGCCACTGTTCGGTGGTTGGTCGACCCGCATCCCCGTCTAACGCCGCGTTAAGTGGCACTAATTAGCCTTCCTGGAGCTCGGCATGAACGCACTCAAAAAGTACGCGTTGCCTCGTCACGTCCATTTCACTATGACGCTTGTCTTGGCGGCACTGATCGCCCCGATGTGCAGCAACGCAGCCGACTATCCGGTTAAACCAATTACCTTGATCGTACCGTTTGCCGCAGGTGGCCCAACTGACACCACAGCCCGGCTATTTGCCAAGGAAATCTCAACCGAATTGGGTCAGCCGGTCATAGTAGATAACCGACCAGGTGCAGGCGGCATGACAGGCGGCGGTGCAGCAGCCAGAGCGACACGGGATGGACACACCCTGCTTTGGGGTGGGACAAGCACCTTAGCTGTTGCTCCTTCTCTGTTTGCAAAGCTTCCTTATGACCCATTGAAATCGTTCCAGCCCGTAAGTCGAGCGGTTCGCGGCCCACTCGTATTAGTGGTTAATGCGAAGCTTCCCGTAAACACAATGGCCGATCTTGTAAAAGTCGCTCGTGAAAATCCAGGCAAACTCAACTACGGTTCGGCAGGGGTCGGGTCAATTATTCATCTGACAGGCGAGATGCTTCGCTTCAAGGCGGGAATCGACATCGTTCACGTTCCGTACAAAGGGAACGGTCAAGTCATGACCGACCTCTCTGGCGGAACTTTGCAACTGGCCTTCGTCGCTCTTGGGCACATGCTGCCCCATATGCTAGATGGTGCGATACGACCAATTGCGATTACCAGCGTCGAGCGTAATCCACTCGTGCCCGATCTGCCGACAGTAGCAGAAGCCTTTCCCGGTTTTGAGTCCATGGAGTGGTTTGGACTGGTTGCTCCCACAGGTATTCCTCCTGAAGCCTTGAACAAGTTGAACCTCGCATTCCGCCACGCCAGCAAGCGTCCTGAGCTACGTCAAAGCATTGCAAAGCTGGGATATCTTGCGGTCGATGAGTCACCAGAAGAGTTCTCGCAGGCTATACGTACCGAGGGTGCCAAATGGCGCGAGGTCGTAACGCAAGCCAAAGTCCACGTCGAATAAACACAAGCAGGAGACACTACATGTCCACCACCATCAACACCTCGGTTGCTATTGTCGGTGCCGGCCCGATAGGCTTGAGCCTTGCCATTGATCTTGCATGGCGTGGTGTCGACGTCGTGCTGCTCGAAAAAAGCGATGGCAAAGTCGACCATCCACGACTTGGACTGATTGCCGTGCGAACAATGGAGTTCTTCCGGCGCTGGGGATTGACCTCCGACGTCCGCCACTGCGGATTTCCGGACGATTTTGGCCTTTCCATCGAATTCTGCACGAGCATGACGGGCCACCTCCTGGAACGCGACAATTATCCGAGCATCCGGGATATGGAAACACCTTCGTGGACGCCAGAAAAAAAGCAACGGTGTCCTCAGCATTGGCTCGACCCAATTCTGAAACGCAGGTTGGCCGACTTTTCTGAGGCACGCTTAGAGCTGAATGCGTCTGTACATGGCCTAGAAGAGTCGGCTGACGGTGTGACCGTGTCGGCAGTTAACACCGAAACAGGCGCTCCACTTACTGTGCACGCAAAGTATGTGGTCGGTTGCGATGGTGCTACGAGTACTGTGCGCACACTGCTGGGTATTTCTATGGAGGGAAATGCCCATCTTAATTATTCGATGGGCATTTTGTTTGAAAGTCCTGATCTGCTGGAGCGCTGCGGGAAAGCGACTGCAGAGCGTTTTCTATTTATTGGTCCAGAGGGTACCTGGGGCAACTTGACGGTAATTGACGGCCGTGCTGTATGGCGCCTGACCGTGTATGGCAGTGCCGCGAAGTTCGACATGGAAAATTTCAACGCCGAAGAATGGATACGCCGCGCACTTGGCACTGACCAGATCGATTTCACAGTGCTATCCGTATTGCCTTGGAAACGAACTGAGCTAATTGCCTCAAGCTACGGCACCAATCGCATTCTGTTAGCTGGCGATGCCGCACACACAATGTCCCCGACGGGCGGCATGGGCATGAACACGGGTTTGTGTGACGCGACAGACCTCGCATGGAAGTTAGAGGCAGTAATTAAGGGGTGGGGTGGAAACCGTCTGATTGCGTCGTACGAAGAAGAGCGCAAGCCCATCGCAACACGCAACGCCGCTTATTCAACGCACAATTTCAAAACATGGACTTCCCCAGCTCCGTGCGATTTCTTGCTTGAGGACTCCGATCGCGCGATTGAAGCAAGGCGCACCGTCGGAATGAATTTAAAGAAAGCGACCCAAGCTGAATGGCAATCTTGGGGCCTGCAAGTGGGTTATCGGTACGAAGGCAGTTCAATTTGCGTTTTTGATGGAACGCCTCCGACACCAGATGATTATTCGACTTACGTCCCGACAGCAAGGCCGGGATCGCGTGCACCTCATGCTTGGCTTGCTGATGGCCTATCCACGCTCGACCTGTTCGGCCGCGGTTTTGCACTGCTGGTTTTTGACCATCGACGCAAAAAGGCAATTGACTGCCTATTGTCTGCTGCTCAGGATCGGGAAGTCCCGTTGGCGGTTACTCAAATCGACAAACCGGAAGTTGCTGAGCTGTACGGTTCACCAATGGTGCTTGTCAGACCGGACGGCCATGTGGCTTGGCGCGGCGCCGACATTACTGACGCAGGGCGCATTCTAGACATCGTCCGCGGAGCGGATCTTCATATGGCGGAAACGATATGAGTCCAAGAATCTGGGATGAGCTAGTTCCTGAAGCAGACCGCATTGCTTCCCATCGCGCAGGTTTTGGCCGCTCTTCAGGGATGGGAAGCAGGCCAGCATTACTGATCATTGATGTTCAATACCGCACAGCAGGGACTAAGCCTTTGCCGCTTGTAGAAGCAATGAAGGAATTTCCTACTGCATGTGGCCAAGTTGCCTGGGATGCGATCGGCAACATCGAGAAACTCTTGACGGTCTTTCGCCAACAAGGCTGGCCGGTGCTATATCCGCATGTGGCGCAAAAGTTTGCATTCGACACTGGGAGATTGACTGAAAAAGTTCCAACAATGATGGACATAGCGCCCGCAGGCTACGAGTTCGTCGAATCAATCGCACCTCGAGCAGGCGATGTATTAATACCCAAAAAGCACCCAAGCGCTTTTTTTGGCACGGCGTTGGCGAGCTATCTGATTAACAGCGGAGCTGACACGCTGATCGTCACTGGATGCGCCACGTCGGGCTGCGTACGCGGAAGTGTGGTCGACGCGTTCTCTTATAACTACCGGGTCACAGTGCCCGAGGATGCGGTTTACGACCGAAATCATGCGTCACATGTTGTG
This window encodes:
- a CDS encoding NAD-dependent protein deacetylase, which codes for MTVNDNALQDFIARHPRLFVLTGAGCSTDSGIPDYRDEAGGWKRRPPMTYQVFMGDSVARARYWARSMIGWRSFGRARYNAAHAALARLEHQGHIVLLVTQNVDGLHEAAGSTNVLDLHGRLDRVRCMICERVIPRPDVQVMLESANPEWVHLAASDAPDGDADLDNQDFSQFREPRCQVCGGILKPDVVFFGETVPRGRIEQAIGALESADGMLVVGSSLMVHSGYRYAQMASRLGIPICAVNLGQTRADDLLTLKVQQSCSVALDSLVA
- a CDS encoding TIGR02391 family protein encodes the protein MSRARTAGRLQGRNVHPDVLRFCRAELLADNYFHAVQEAVKSVADKMRTRTGLTDDGAALVDRVLGGEPPLLSINPPFDAK
- a CDS encoding maleate cis-trans isomerase family protein, which encodes MKNDYHDKGVGQFHESQATREYGNGAILGIAVPQANPVVEPEFAALLPAGFSMMVTRLSGSRTDSRQRMVDYLTNLPMSLDAYDTAKPDAVGYACTGSSYVVGAEAENRALSDAAEKFGYPIISSAQAILAAIKHLSARRIAVFAPYPPWMVELSKAYWVERGMDIASCASIAFDTTDTRDIYSITTPMALQSFQALRWQDADAIVFTGTGMPTLRAIAEVSKLTGKPVLSSNLCLAWALVKACGGEDYLTPPGPGEPLFGGWSTRIPV
- a CDS encoding Bug family tripartite tricarboxylate transporter substrate binding protein, encoding MNALKKYALPRHVHFTMTLVLAALIAPMCSNAADYPVKPITLIVPFAAGGPTDTTARLFAKEISTELGQPVIVDNRPGAGGMTGGGAAARATRDGHTLLWGGTSTLAVAPSLFAKLPYDPLKSFQPVSRAVRGPLVLVVNAKLPVNTMADLVKVARENPGKLNYGSAGVGSIIHLTGEMLRFKAGIDIVHVPYKGNGQVMTDLSGGTLQLAFVALGHMLPHMLDGAIRPIAITSVERNPLVPDLPTVAEAFPGFESMEWFGLVAPTGIPPEALNKLNLAFRHASKRPELRQSIAKLGYLAVDESPEEFSQAIRTEGAKWREVVTQAKVHVE
- a CDS encoding FAD-dependent monooxygenase, which translates into the protein MSTTINTSVAIVGAGPIGLSLAIDLAWRGVDVVLLEKSDGKVDHPRLGLIAVRTMEFFRRWGLTSDVRHCGFPDDFGLSIEFCTSMTGHLLERDNYPSIRDMETPSWTPEKKQRCPQHWLDPILKRRLADFSEARLELNASVHGLEESADGVTVSAVNTETGAPLTVHAKYVVGCDGATSTVRTLLGISMEGNAHLNYSMGILFESPDLLERCGKATAERFLFIGPEGTWGNLTVIDGRAVWRLTVYGSAAKFDMENFNAEEWIRRALGTDQIDFTVLSVLPWKRTELIASSYGTNRILLAGDAAHTMSPTGGMGMNTGLCDATDLAWKLEAVIKGWGGNRLIASYEEERKPIATRNAAYSTHNFKTWTSPAPCDFLLEDSDRAIEARRTVGMNLKKATQAEWQSWGLQVGYRYEGSSICVFDGTPPTPDDYSTYVPTARPGSRAPHAWLADGLSTLDLFGRGFALLVFDHRRKKAIDCLLSAAQDREVPLAVTQIDKPEVAELYGSPMVLVRPDGHVAWRGADITDAGRILDIVRGADLHMAETI
- a CDS encoding isochorismatase family protein; protein product: MSPRIWDELVPEADRIASHRAGFGRSSGMGSRPALLIIDVQYRTAGTKPLPLVEAMKEFPTACGQVAWDAIGNIEKLLTVFRQQGWPVLYPHVAQKFAFDTGRLTEKVPTMMDIAPAGYEFVESIAPRAGDVLIPKKHPSAFFGTALASYLINSGADTLIVTGCATSGCVRGSVVDAFSYNYRVTVPEDAVYDRNHASHVVNLYDMSEKYADVMTTEATLCALAQLADR